In Bdellovibrionales bacterium, the following proteins share a genomic window:
- a CDS encoding helix-turn-helix domain-containing protein, protein MASVEPWLSVEEIAAHLGVSKETIYRWLEKGRIPAHRVGKLWKFKTAEVDEWVRSGGAINEATNLK, encoded by the coding sequence ATGGCAAGCGTAGAACCATGGCTTTCAGTTGAAGAGATCGCAGCCCATCTCGGTGTTTCAAAAGAGACTATCTACCGCTGGCTTGAAAAGGGCCGCATCCCCGCTCACCGAGTCGGCAAGCTGTGGAAGTTCAAGACTGCCGAAGTTGACGAATGGGTACGGTCAGGTGGAGCGATAAATGAAGCTACGAATCTCAAATAG
- a CDS encoding GNAT family N-acetyltransferase, whose protein sequence is MFRPPAESIIFDLDGTLWDASPTSAIAWSKVAANLGIDVLIDESSIKKVSGLPFDKCVDVLFGSHAQKIPDLKSQLDKSERDEVLHRGGRFYDGMLDGLRELSKEYKLFLVSNCQDWYLNAFFEHSGLRDVFQDSLCFGQTNRPKCENIKEIVKRNSLKKVIYVGDTHWDQEAAFYARVKFIFARFGFGSVQVSCPSVGSIEELVTLMAAPKVVPDVEVKKLSEDQFEIARSFYKSVGYIQPIQNHDKFFGAFHAGEMIGLVRLAFENGVWVLRGMQVRPSYQFFGIGTKLIQLLDSDLGNEQCFCLPHGWLDGFYGQIGFKTVESLENCPVFLAQRLTENKKKYPQLILMKRG, encoded by the coding sequence ATGTTTCGTCCTCCTGCTGAATCTATCATTTTTGATCTTGATGGAACTTTGTGGGATGCGTCTCCGACGAGCGCAATTGCATGGTCAAAAGTGGCAGCCAACCTCGGAATCGATGTGCTTATTGATGAATCATCGATTAAGAAGGTTTCAGGATTGCCTTTTGATAAATGCGTAGATGTTTTATTTGGATCTCATGCTCAAAAGATTCCTGACCTAAAATCACAATTGGATAAATCTGAGCGCGACGAAGTTCTTCATCGTGGCGGCCGATTTTATGATGGAATGTTGGACGGCCTTCGAGAGCTCAGTAAGGAATACAAGCTCTTTCTCGTGAGCAACTGTCAAGATTGGTATCTCAATGCTTTTTTTGAACATTCCGGTCTTCGAGATGTTTTTCAAGATTCGCTTTGTTTTGGTCAGACAAATCGCCCGAAGTGTGAAAACATTAAGGAGATCGTAAAGCGCAACAGCCTCAAAAAAGTAATCTATGTCGGTGATACACATTGGGATCAAGAGGCTGCTTTCTACGCGAGAGTAAAATTCATTTTTGCACGATTCGGATTTGGATCTGTACAAGTTTCTTGTCCATCAGTCGGCTCGATAGAGGAACTTGTGACCTTAATGGCCGCGCCCAAGGTGGTGCCGGATGTCGAAGTTAAGAAGCTCTCAGAAGATCAGTTTGAGATCGCTAGATCATTTTATAAATCTGTTGGTTATATCCAGCCCATTCAAAATCACGATAAGTTTTTTGGGGCTTTTCATGCTGGGGAGATGATCGGTCTTGTTCGTTTGGCTTTTGAAAACGGAGTGTGGGTACTGAGGGGTATGCAGGTTCGACCGAGCTATCAGTTTTTTGGAATTGGCACAAAGTTGATTCAATTACTTGATTCAGATTTGGGCAATGAACAATGCTTCTGTTTGCCGCATGGTTGGCTTGATGGTTTTTACGGACAAATCGGATTCAAAACGGTCGAGTCCTTAGAAAATTGTCCGGTCTTTTTAGCGCAGAGACTTACTGAAAATAAAAAGAAGTACCCGCAACTGATCCTCATGAAGCGAGGATAG
- a CDS encoding recombinase family protein produces MTSVIESKIPFSKLAIKISVYARYSSSGQNPQSAADQVKQIRRSFKDGSLSLAKYPRDKYEYVVPDDLVFMDEALTGRTVVGRSGYDQFISSLKKPDCAGGVVLELARLNRALNGTLDAYDITKYYKKELFSLLDGISSEHPNSRVHFIVKGMINEMGNEIHAKRTRVGQVSRVVEGLSAGDICFGYRSRPTKTRSRGGYEIPSHFEIDVHLEEARSVVLMFDLRIKGLGFAAIAKEFNRRGIPSSQRAQKISGKKINWSQNTVRKMLQNKKYIGQWTWGCSTRILNPETRKLERHDQTREKWVSHHEGEKIRDDLIIIDQERWSKVQAMFKKRVKRETTLTDKWAPAREEKTNGIKSNALLAGLLRCGECGGNMLQITGRKGGFFGCFVHHRKDKSKCSNRRTISRRKIEAAVTAELKVILLDEHNLNLATKLINKKIKDRLSVTPDEIRSLMRDKHQIEKEIRNFTKFVIEGDSSPSIRDGLREAEDRAQIIDSRLKALQAARIENLLVTPEAMRERLEGLAKILESDPVLANVALRKLIPSGLSCIPQSTSSKKNLNQNNSKWTITGDVQFVGVAEKTVDAVGYSADSNHQINLTI; encoded by the coding sequence TTGACCAGCGTAATAGAATCCAAAATCCCATTCTCCAAACTAGCCATTAAGATTTCGGTCTATGCGAGGTACTCAAGTTCCGGCCAAAACCCTCAGTCGGCTGCTGACCAGGTGAAGCAAATTAGACGGTCCTTCAAGGACGGGTCCTTGAGCCTCGCAAAGTATCCACGCGACAAGTATGAGTACGTTGTGCCGGATGATTTGGTTTTCATGGATGAAGCCCTAACCGGCAGAACCGTTGTTGGCCGTAGCGGATATGATCAATTCATCTCGTCGTTGAAGAAACCAGATTGCGCCGGCGGAGTAGTTCTTGAGCTGGCAAGACTCAATCGAGCTTTGAATGGCACGTTGGACGCTTACGACATCACAAAGTATTACAAGAAAGAACTGTTCAGCCTTCTCGATGGAATTTCATCGGAACACCCAAATTCTCGAGTTCATTTCATCGTTAAGGGAATGATAAATGAAATGGGTAACGAGATTCATGCAAAGCGAACTCGCGTCGGTCAGGTTTCAAGAGTTGTCGAGGGTCTAAGTGCTGGTGACATTTGCTTCGGCTATCGCAGCAGACCTACTAAGACTCGATCTCGTGGTGGTTACGAGATCCCCTCTCACTTTGAAATCGATGTTCATCTTGAAGAAGCCAGAAGTGTTGTGCTGATGTTTGACCTTAGAATTAAGGGTCTCGGATTCGCAGCAATTGCCAAAGAGTTTAACCGGAGGGGCATCCCCTCCTCACAGCGAGCGCAAAAAATCAGTGGCAAAAAAATCAATTGGAGTCAGAACACGGTTCGCAAAATGCTTCAGAACAAAAAGTACATAGGTCAGTGGACTTGGGGGTGTTCAACTAGAATCTTGAATCCCGAAACTAGGAAGTTAGAGCGACATGACCAAACACGAGAGAAATGGGTATCACACCACGAGGGAGAAAAAATCCGTGATGACTTAATCATCATTGATCAGGAACGGTGGTCGAAGGTTCAGGCGATGTTCAAGAAGCGAGTAAAACGAGAAACCACTCTTACAGACAAATGGGCCCCTGCCCGGGAAGAAAAAACTAATGGTATCAAATCGAATGCACTTCTGGCTGGCCTACTCAGATGCGGTGAGTGCGGCGGCAACATGCTTCAAATCACTGGCCGCAAAGGCGGTTTCTTTGGCTGCTTCGTACATCATAGAAAAGATAAGTCCAAGTGCTCGAACCGAAGAACGATCAGTCGCCGAAAGATCGAAGCGGCTGTTACTGCCGAACTCAAAGTAATTCTTTTGGATGAGCACAATTTGAACCTTGCGACCAAGCTCATCAATAAAAAAATCAAGGATCGATTGTCGGTCACACCTGACGAGATCCGCTCGCTCATGCGGGATAAGCATCAAATCGAAAAAGAAATTCGCAACTTTACTAAATTTGTCATTGAGGGGGATTCGTCTCCGAGCATCCGAGATGGACTCCGTGAAGCGGAAGATCGAGCGCAGATCATTGATTCACGTTTGAAGGCCCTTCAGGCTGCGCGGATTGAAAACTTACTGGTCACACCGGAGGCGATGCGAGAGCGACTTGAGGGGCTTGCTAAAATCCTTGAATCAGATCCTGTATTAGCGAATGTAGCTTTGAGAAAGCTAATTCCCAGTGGTTTGAGTTGCATCCCTCAGTCGACCTCATCAAAAAAGAACCTGAATCAGAACAACAGTAAATGGACTATCACCGGCGATGTACAGTTTGTTGGGGTAGCTGAAAAGACAGTCGATGCTGTCGGCTACTCTGCTGATTCAAATCATCAAATCAACTTAACTATTTGA
- a CDS encoding AAA family ATPase has product MADLLHKIEIENFKGYGAKQTVNIAIPNGADGSGLTVVVGENNTGKSTIVDAIKKLHRGAKFLPKERHGGKTPLIVLTDKNGNTKSITKGKKATVAVTGSGLLRENSFEIVPSRRHWRHNFQAGNLSDYNTYLTNTFGTDSRESTDAHLGGLLEKISDDAHLKSEFDVMMAALIPGFANWEIDTDDRSQDYVKYSCGSNLEHDTSLVGDGLISLFRICAHLVSTNNDLLLIIDEPELSLSPITQRRLGRLIAEKAREKQIIVNTHSPHLINWQDLANGAYIYRTVKRDNGQCEIRRFDTTKPSFVKLLSSVDDWQKPHVLDAVAKEIFFTEKVLFLEGQEDVGLVRKFISDQNIVTNFEIFGYGTGGSANIPFYFEMCRDLGIKAAALFDSGAPGITGAMAYTEFKVIEHPFADIRYKPAKDGKPEKQGLFNEDGTITSANSDILKAKVSELIDYFR; this is encoded by the coding sequence ATGGCAGATTTACTTCACAAGATCGAAATTGAAAACTTTAAAGGTTACGGCGCTAAACAAACAGTGAATATTGCTATTCCCAATGGAGCAGATGGCAGCGGCCTTACGGTTGTCGTCGGGGAAAATAACACAGGCAAATCTACAATTGTAGACGCAATCAAAAAGCTTCATCGCGGGGCAAAGTTTTTGCCTAAAGAAAGGCACGGGGGAAAAACGCCTCTAATTGTCTTAACTGATAAGAACGGCAATACAAAATCTATTACTAAAGGAAAAAAGGCTACTGTAGCCGTAACTGGAAGTGGTCTGCTTCGCGAAAACTCATTTGAAATCGTCCCATCGCGACGACATTGGCGACATAATTTCCAGGCTGGAAATTTGAGCGACTATAATACATATCTGACTAACACGTTTGGCACAGACTCGCGAGAGAGTACAGACGCGCATTTGGGTGGATTATTGGAGAAGATTTCCGATGATGCCCACCTAAAATCAGAGTTCGATGTGATGATGGCCGCACTTATTCCAGGTTTTGCCAATTGGGAAATAGACACTGATGACCGAAGCCAGGACTATGTAAAATATAGCTGCGGTTCAAACTTGGAGCATGATACAAGCCTCGTTGGGGATGGCTTGATAAGCTTGTTTAGAATTTGCGCCCACCTAGTTTCGACAAACAACGATCTTCTCTTAATAATTGACGAACCTGAGCTTTCCCTAAGCCCGATCACTCAAAGACGACTTGGAAGGCTAATTGCTGAAAAGGCTCGTGAAAAGCAAATCATCGTTAACACTCACAGTCCTCATTTAATAAATTGGCAAGATTTAGCTAATGGAGCTTATATCTATCGGACGGTAAAGAGAGACAACGGTCAGTGCGAGATTAGAAGATTTGATACGACGAAGCCGTCTTTTGTTAAGCTGCTATCAAGCGTGGATGATTGGCAAAAGCCACACGTATTAGATGCCGTTGCAAAAGAGATATTCTTCACAGAAAAGGTACTTTTTTTAGAGGGGCAGGAGGATGTTGGCTTAGTTAGGAAATTCATATCAGACCAAAATATCGTTACGAACTTCGAAATCTTTGGATATGGTACTGGCGGTTCAGCGAATATCCCCTTTTACTTTGAGATGTGCCGTGATCTGGGTATAAAGGCTGCCGCACTATTTGATAGTGGCGCCCCAGGTATTACAGGTGCAATGGCATATACTGAGTTCAAAGTTATAGAACATCCATTTGCCGATATTCGCTACAAACCTGCTAAGGACGGCAAGCCTGAAAAACAAGGGCTGTTCAATGAGGATGGTACGATCACATCTGCCAATTCTGATATTTTAAAAGCTAAAGTTAGTGAGTTGATTGATTACTTTAGATAG
- a CDS encoding BrnT family toxin gives MMSAHLFRGISFSEAAWTMWSTVAYVNEDTRKDYGERRFNLVGLSKKGRALHITFSKRVNGEIIRIISVRRANKRERTKLQEKFPEAIIQ, from the coding sequence ATGATGTCCGCCCATCTCTTTCGAGGCATCTCTTTTTCAGAGGCCGCGTGGACTATGTGGTCAACAGTCGCCTATGTAAATGAAGACACCAGAAAGGACTACGGTGAACGACGATTTAATCTGGTAGGCTTGAGCAAAAAGGGCCGCGCCCTTCATATCACTTTCTCAAAGCGAGTGAATGGGGAGATCATAAGAATCATTTCAGTTCGTCGTGCGAACAAAAGAGAACGAACGAAACTTCAGGAGAAATTCCCAGAAGCGATCATTCAATAG
- a CDS encoding GNAT family N-acetyltransferase — translation MAEHKLQKLKSKSGAEIIVRSATKQDAPAILDLSKGVIGEEVYQLTSGAEFKMTIDAEEKWIESHLSNPNHIILVAEMNSKIVGLLDFSNGHRHRIAHTGEFGMSVEKSVRDQGIGSLLLQVLIEWATQNKTIEKIGLNVHSNNERAIALYKKMGFEIEGVRKRDLKYGDGQYIDTTVMGRFV, via the coding sequence GTGGCTGAGCATAAACTTCAAAAATTAAAATCAAAATCTGGTGCAGAAATCATAGTTCGTTCAGCAACGAAACAAGATGCTCCGGCAATTCTGGATCTATCAAAAGGTGTCATCGGGGAAGAAGTTTACCAGCTCACGTCAGGGGCAGAGTTTAAGATGACGATTGATGCTGAAGAAAAATGGATCGAGTCCCACCTCTCAAATCCAAATCACATCATTCTAGTGGCCGAAATGAACTCAAAGATTGTTGGCCTATTGGATTTCTCCAATGGTCATCGTCACCGAATTGCTCACACTGGTGAATTTGGAATGTCAGTCGAAAAATCCGTTCGAGATCAAGGCATCGGATCGCTGTTGCTACAGGTGTTGATCGAGTGGGCCACTCAAAATAAAACAATCGAGAAAATTGGCCTTAACGTCCACAGCAACAATGAACGAGCAATTGCTTTGTACAAAAAAATGGGCTTCGAGATCGAAGGCGTTAGAAAACGCGATCTTAAATACGGTGACGGTCAGTACATTGACACGACAGTTATGGGGCGGTTTGTTTGA
- a CDS encoding recombinase family protein — protein sequence MKIVNMGQYVYARVSTSNQETDNQVINLRRLYPEATFIEEVASGAKARPELEKLVQQLQRGDELIVSSLDRLGRKTSEILTLIESLEKRGIILKSLREGLDYSTISGRLVTQILVSVSELERSLISQRTKAALEAKREKGIVGGRPRIHSDKKIQQARELRADGSSLAAISREVGISVSRLHQILK from the coding sequence GTGAAGATAGTAAACATGGGACAATACGTTTATGCGAGGGTCAGTACCTCGAACCAGGAGACCGACAACCAAGTTATAAATCTTCGGAGGCTCTATCCAGAGGCCACTTTTATTGAAGAGGTCGCCAGTGGTGCAAAAGCCCGGCCAGAACTTGAGAAGTTGGTTCAGCAGCTTCAGCGCGGTGATGAGCTAATCGTATCAAGCCTTGATCGATTAGGTCGAAAGACGAGCGAGATCCTAACTCTCATCGAGAGCCTAGAAAAACGTGGAATCATACTGAAGAGTCTCCGCGAAGGGCTCGACTATTCGACGATCAGTGGTCGCCTAGTCACTCAAATCCTAGTTTCAGTTAGTGAACTCGAACGCTCTTTAATCAGCCAGCGAACCAAAGCGGCTCTTGAGGCAAAAAGAGAAAAGGGAATTGTCGGTGGCCGTCCACGGATTCATAGCGATAAGAAAATTCAACAAGCAAGAGAGCTTCGTGCTGATGGCAGTTCATTGGCCGCGATTTCAAGAGAAGTAGGTATTTCGGTAAGTCGCCTTCATCAAATTCTGAAGTAG
- a CDS encoding GNAT family N-acetyltransferase: protein MAKRQIIALGGGGFSMEPWNPLLDLFVLQQSDKENPKVCFIGTASGDAQSYIDRFYTSFKKLNCTPSHLSLFRGHTAEIEKFILDQDVLYVGGGNTRNLLTLWKDWGLDTAIRKAYESGTVLAGISAGSICWFEQGVTDSVPGRLSSLKCLGWLKGSNCPHYDGEAERRPSYHQLLKNGEILPGLATEDGVAAHFINEELKGFVSSHPEKKAYSLNLKNGESVEEIHSAKYLGGDSLLVRRAAVHDAEAIHRAHMKSIQEICSKDHSTQEIQAWGHRPYREDQRVGSIKNDLVWVVEDKGSIEGYGHLKIFEKDGLKRGHIFGLYLTPKVAGKSLGKAIVDLMMEEIKSAKVKQVSLEATITAQNFYRKVGFVDAGPETTVEIGGTPIRCYPMKMEL from the coding sequence ATGGCGAAAAGACAGATCATTGCACTGGGTGGCGGCGGTTTTTCAATGGAACCTTGGAACCCACTTCTCGATCTCTTCGTCTTACAACAGTCAGATAAAGAAAATCCCAAAGTCTGTTTTATTGGTACGGCCAGCGGCGATGCTCAAAGCTACATAGATCGTTTTTATACCAGCTTCAAAAAACTAAATTGTACACCGTCGCATCTTAGTCTCTTTCGCGGCCACACTGCAGAGATCGAAAAATTCATTCTCGATCAGGATGTCTTGTATGTTGGTGGTGGCAATACACGGAATCTTTTGACGCTATGGAAGGATTGGGGTCTTGATACTGCAATTCGTAAAGCCTACGAAAGCGGAACTGTCTTGGCTGGAATCAGTGCGGGATCAATCTGTTGGTTTGAACAAGGTGTTACTGACTCAGTTCCTGGTCGGCTTTCAAGTTTGAAATGTTTAGGTTGGCTCAAAGGTAGTAACTGTCCTCACTATGATGGCGAAGCAGAACGTCGTCCGTCGTATCACCAACTCCTCAAGAATGGCGAAATTCTCCCTGGATTGGCGACAGAAGATGGAGTTGCGGCACATTTCATAAATGAAGAGCTTAAAGGTTTCGTATCATCGCATCCAGAAAAGAAGGCGTATTCTCTCAATCTGAAAAATGGTGAGTCCGTAGAGGAGATTCATTCGGCAAAATACTTGGGCGGCGACTCCCTACTTGTTCGACGAGCTGCTGTTCATGATGCCGAAGCTATTCATCGAGCCCACATGAAGTCGATTCAAGAGATTTGCTCAAAAGATCATTCTACTCAAGAGATCCAGGCTTGGGGACATCGCCCCTATCGTGAAGATCAGCGTGTTGGTTCGATTAAAAATGATTTGGTATGGGTCGTAGAGGACAAAGGCTCCATTGAGGGCTACGGTCATCTCAAGATTTTTGAAAAGGATGGGTTGAAGCGCGGTCACATTTTCGGTCTTTATTTAACTCCAAAAGTAGCCGGCAAATCCCTTGGCAAAGCGATTGTTGATTTGATGATGGAAGAAATTAAATCTGCAAAAGTAAAGCAAGTTTCACTAGAGGCGACGATCACTGCGCAGAACTTTTACCGTAAGGTAGGTTTTGTTGATGCTGGTCCCGAAACAACGGTTGAGATTGGCGGAACGCCCATAAGATGTTACCCGATGAAGATGGAGCTATGA
- a CDS encoding restriction endonuclease — MEYAVVASIVIVVLIGGYFFFRKRPKDPFTKADKEAQKQLDEYHNSNLPPEEVGRLYERYIGYLYEAEGYDVKYNGANNGFQDMGRDLIVTSVDEAIIIQTKCWAKFKLIPESHIFQLYGSMTHFKLTSKFKDRDTKAVFYTTARFSDVAKDVANVLGVELKVEFLNRTYPMIKCCVAENGDMNYYLPFDPYYDQVKIEPQKGDFFAHTVREAVEKGFHRAGKYSGAA, encoded by the coding sequence ATGGAATATGCAGTAGTTGCTAGCATAGTGATCGTAGTTCTAATTGGTGGATACTTCTTTTTTCGTAAAAGACCCAAAGACCCATTTACTAAAGCCGACAAAGAGGCCCAAAAGCAGCTTGATGAATATCACAACAGCAATTTGCCTCCCGAAGAGGTTGGCAGACTGTACGAGCGATACATTGGTTATTTGTACGAAGCCGAAGGTTACGATGTTAAATATAACGGCGCGAACAATGGTTTTCAGGATATGGGGCGAGATTTAATCGTTACCAGTGTTGATGAGGCTATCATTATTCAAACTAAGTGTTGGGCCAAGTTTAAGCTAATTCCCGAAAGTCATATTTTTCAACTTTATGGATCAATGACACACTTCAAGTTAACCTCGAAGTTTAAAGATCGAGACACTAAGGCTGTGTTCTATACGACTGCACGATTCAGCGACGTTGCAAAGGATGTTGCTAATGTATTGGGCGTAGAATTGAAGGTCGAATTCCTAAATCGCACCTATCCAATGATAAAGTGTTGTGTAGCTGAGAATGGGGATATGAACTATTACTTACCATTCGATCCATATTACGATCAGGTTAAAATCGAACCACAAAAGGGCGACTTTTTTGCGCATACGGTGCGTGAAGCTGTAGAAAAGGGGTTCCATCGGGCTGGTAAGTATAGTGGTGCAGCTTAG